The Glycine max cultivar Williams 82 chromosome 17, Glycine_max_v4.0, whole genome shotgun sequence genome contains the following window.
tattttttttacatatttaatgattaaatttaaattttattttttatgaattaaattgtTATGATATCATGTTCAGGAATAAATTTAACTGTGTATCTTTATCTAAGAGCAACATTTTCTTgtctttaaaatagtttttgcaacttatttacatttaatacataaatatttgtgTATAAAAGTAGCTTAatatatgtttataaattatttacatctTATTCCAACAAACTTTGAAACTAActtatatgaaaatttaattctattttttttcctttaattgagtgtgtttgataaaattaacttataatttatttgaaaatttataaattaacatGGTTAAATTGAAAGTGTttgcaaaaattattattaagttggttgataaatataaaatgacataaaaatgattaatatatatttttcatatttaaatttatttttaataagttatcatcttaaaaaataagacataatttttaattttttatattataaaggaATGgaaaaattttgataattttatattataaattttttttgataattttatattataaatttttgaaaatttttgatAACTGTATGTATTAACttgaaaattttttatattataaagttGGTTGATTGTGAATTCAATCAAATATACATATTGTGCTTGTGTGAGAGTAAAAGatgtaaaagataaaatgtGATATGGAGTTTAGTCTTGTTGAATATAATATGCATATATTTTAAAGAGTTGAGTGTGAAATCATAACTTCACAGGATACAATTCACTACTCAAGTTTTgtcttgtttctttctttttctttttctttttctttttcttcttttaacagAAACGTTTAGTCTTGTTAACTATCATATCTTGACCATTGGGATCACATTCTGCGTGGCATGTTTACAACTGAATTTTCTTTTATGGAGTCATGAATATCAGGATAAGAATGAAATTGATCCGGATGGAATAATCAATCCTTTTTcctatataattttcttttttcgtgAATTCTTTTTCCAATAGCTAGTTCACTAAAACAAGGAACTCATCTTAATTAtctaagttaatatttttatattttgttcatgaattaatataaaaggacaacataattaataaataagcaAAACAGATACGATTAACCTATTAATTTGTAAGATGTACCAAAAAGTCCAATGAATTTAATGGCTATGTACAGCTAATTTCTAATCCCTCAACATGCGTTGCAAGTTGCAATCTCGGACTGTATACAATTGGAAATTTAGAAAATTCACAGACAGAAAGCACAGGTCTCATAATTTATACGCATCAACATGCGTTATTGCAAGTTGCAATCTAGAATTGTAGTATTACAAGGGGACTTTTGGTAttgtattcattttaaaaaataaatatttttgggaaatgatattttttaggaatattttttaaacaatttttcataaacaaaCTTCATACGAaggtaaaaatgttattttttttaccacaataaaattatcatattcttattaaattaaaataaataataaaaatatcacataaTTTCTGGAATTTAGAAAATCCATGCATTATTTTGGTTTCGAAATCCCACTTATTATAATGACACCCCCTCTCATTGGACCCTCAAAACAGACACAAATTGCACACTTTCCCCACCTCTCCATTCTCTCATCTCATTCCAACAAAAAACCAAACCCCAAAACAGCAGAGCAACCAACAAAGTCATAATAGTATTACCCACCCGCCGCAGACTGAAAAAACAAAACCAGATACAATCGCAGAATAATAATGCCAGAACACTCTTCATAGTTGTTCATACAGTACATAGTTATTCTCACACCAAAACCACGTCAACAAATTCAAAAACTGTGTCACCTTCCTTGGTGTGTTAATGTTAATGCATCACCACCACAAGCCAGAGCTTCACATCGGAAAAGAGAACCCCCACCTCTCTTCCGATGACGCCGCCACTTCAACTCCACAAACCCATTTCTCAATTCAGGTTTCACCTTCCTCGCCCCATCCACCTCCACCAAACTCACCAAACACGCCGTTCCACCATGAACGCTTCTCCAACAAGAGAATAATACCCATCATGACTTTCCCTCTGTTCCAAACACCCTTTGGCGCAAAGTTTCCAACTTCCAAGCTTCTCCCGCGTTTCCgcttcctcctcttcctcccCCTTCCTTCCCTCTACCTCCTCTTCTCAAACCCTAGCCCCTTAGATTTCTTCTCAGTTATCGCTTTCTCAGCAGCACTCTTCGTTTCCCTCAATTTGGCACTGTCTTTCTTCACTCGATTGTTCCCCACCAAattctcatcatcatcatcatcctctTCTCCTCAGCCTGTTGTATGGTCTATTGGGTCGAACCCTAAGCAAGTAAAGAACACAAATTGGGGGTGTTGGGTCCAAGTTTACAGCAATGGGGATGTTTATGAGGGTGAATTTCAAAAAGGGAAGTGTTGGGGGAGTGGGGTTTATCACTATCACATGCATGGGAGGTATGAGGGAGGATGGGTTGATGGAAAGTATGATGGGTATGGTGTTGAGACATGGGCTAGAGGGAGCAGGTATAGAGGGCAATATAGAGAAGGTTTGAGGCATGGAATGGGGATATATAAGTTTTACTGTGGGGATGTGTATGGTGGTGAGTGGTCTAATGGACAGTGTCATGGGTTTGGAGTCCACACTTGCATTGATGGCAGCCGCTATGTTGGGGAGTTCAAATGGGGAGTCAAACATGGACTTGGACAGTACCATTTcaggtttttttctttttttcttttttcaatttgctATTTGTCTGTGCAGATGCTTTAGTTGTTGTGATGTTGGAAAATGTTGTTTGTTTACTTtagtccttatttttttttatgggcaaatgttagttgtttagttttgttagaaatatCAGTTGAAAGGGATTCAAACCCGTCACCTCTCCCTTCACCCTTCCCCAACCACTGGGCTAACATCATATCTCCCCTTTAGTCCTTCATGTTCTAGAGAAAGACTAAGAACTAAGAAGTAAACAATGCTTTGCAAgggagtttaatttctatgcgCTGGTGGtataaagttgtgccttggtgacttgttggtcatgggttcgaatccggaaacagcctctttgcatatgcaagggtaaggctgcgtacaacatccctccctcataccttcgcatagcgaagagcctctgggcaatgaggtacgtagttttttttattgttaaccaattaaaaatcatagCTTGTATGACTTTTACAGTAGTTATTGTAAAGGTCGATTAAATTACCATATATGGAAGTTTGTGAATGAACGATAGTGTAAAAATCTTTTACACTGTCACCATATACACTATTTATTCTGTGAAAAGTAAGTGGCTGAAATGAAGGTTTTGTAAGGTTATAGAGGAAAATAACTGATGCATACAATCTCAAGTATTAGAGTGGGGGTTCAGTCTTATAGAGATTTTACATAATCTTTTTAGGTTTGATATTCTCATAGTTCAATGCAATGGGACTCTGAGGGACTCTGATTTTCTCATTTAGACTTGTTGAGCATTTCCGAAATTATGGTTGATTGGGGAACTTTTAAGTTTTGTCTACATCTGGTTCAagacttcttttttattttctttttaagaaagCATTGATATTCCTGTGGAAAAAGTTTAGAAATATGTTCATCTGGCCTGTAGAAGTTTGTGCCAGAGCATTATTGGATCCAATATGTCAATGCTTCAATTATAACTTCATAAATTTACCCATGTCAGGTCTGTTGATATTTTTGTATGCCCGTCATTATGATTCTAGacccttttttatataaagttttGGTCGCAaatatgaccattcaaattgtCAACAACCTGTGCTAGAAACACaagtttcattttttagttGTTACATTCGTActcttgttttaaaattttaggggGATATTGATTTGGATTTACTATATGCTTCATTTTAGCCAAACAAAAAATGCCAACACTTTGCTGCACAAACTCACCAAGATTTTATTTCTGCCATCTTTGCTTTATTCTGGTGTTCGGTTGGTTGTTTGTAATATTTTCCATCAGAAGCCAAAGGGGTTAGTCTAGTTTCTTACTAACCACAAGGCAACAATTTAATCGAATTTTCTGTAAATTTTTCAACTCGTTTTGATCAAAGCTCAGTCTGTTTGTAAGCATGTTAGTAAATCAAAGCTTTTCATGCCACATTTCTTGTAAAGAATTACTAAAGTTATTGATGATCTTCCTGAAGATGATAAATTTGCTTCTGTTCCTGGTAGTATCAAGTATATAATGTCTCAACCAATTTTACCTGTAATATACATATCCAGCTAAGACACTCGAAAAGTGATTGGAATTGCAATTGGAATATTGAATCTGTTACTCTGTAGCAGTGTAAATGCACTTGAAGTTTTGTAAGTTACTATATCAGTATACAAACAATATAACTTTCTGATTCTGtctatcttcttcaaccttgCATTATTAATAGCTGGAACTAGGTATTGAATTTGATCCACATTTCCAGAACTGTATAATTTCCATATTTTTTGACCCTTTCCCATTTTTTAACATGAACCAAAGAACAATCTCATTGGAAGATGGTACAAGACTGTTATTACTTATTGTCATTATTGCTGTGTTGTTTTAAGATCTCTCTATATATTGAATGCATTACAAAAGAACAATTGTGACGGGAAGGTttgattttttaacaaatacgAAAAGTATCTCTTTTGAGTGGGTCTTTACACTTATTTTATGTATCCTGCAGAAATGGGGACATATATGCTGGTGAATATTTTGCAGACAAGATGCATGGTTTTGGAGTGTATCAATTTCAGAATGGTCATCGGTATGAGGGGGCATGGCATGAAGGAAGAAGACAAGGACTGGGAATGTACACTTTCAGAAACGGGGAAACACAATGTGGTCATTGGCAGAATGGGATTCTTGATGATCCTAAAAGACATAATAGTCCTACTGGGTCTCCATGTGCTGTGGACCATGCCAAGGTTTTCAATGCAGTACAGGTAATAGTACATTTTGCACTTGAGATGGATTAATATGTGTATATAACAGATAGATTGAAAAAGAAAGGGATGAGGGTagttattctttattctttgtatTGGGAACAAAAGGGAGTTAAAAACAATGATATAATTACTAGAAAAGGCAATCATCGAattacttttgtatttttttatataataaaatgctttttatttttggctCTATACCATGTACAAGAGACACATTAGAAAATCCGTTTAACTAAATGTTGTTTTGCTGCTTCTTATAGTTGCTCTCCCTGTTTCTTCCTGGATGTTATTATGAAGGACCTTCAAATAACAAAATCATGAATAAACCTGAACCTTCCCTAATTTTATCAGACTTGGCTTTCTGCATAAGCTACTTGGGTCTTATGCTGGACCTTAAATCACCTTGATTTCATAAGCACTAGACTCTGCAATAATAAATATGAGAAATGTTTATACTTGATACTTACTTCTCTCATTCTAAGCAGGACGCACATTCTGCTGCTGAGAAAGCTTACAATATGGCAAAGGTGGATGACGGGGTGAATAAAGTAGTGGCTGCAGCTAATAAAGCAGCAAACACAGCCAGAGATGCAGCTGTAAAGGCTGTGCAAAATAGGATGCAccataataatagtaataataaatgataataacccATTTCCTCAGTGTCATCCTCCATCATAAGTTTGCATACACAGAACATTATTAGATATGCGAAAGCAAAGGAAGCAGAATGAATGCAAGGAAGGAGAATCACAAAGATGTGCAAAAAAATGGTATCTTCTCTGAAGTTTGATAGCTAAGTTATGTACATTTTCTTCTCCTCTCCACTTGAGAGGTGTTTCCATTTCTTGTATCTTTGTATAGCTACGAGGTGCCTGCTTGGAACCACTTTCTGTCATTGAACTCAATGGCAGATTGTGGAGCAAGTAGGTTCCTCACTTTTGGTGGATGCTTTTATGTGTATAAGTAAGAAGAGCAAGAATAGTAGAGTATAAAGTTACACCGTGTAAGGCAAAAAGTGCCACAAAGATGGACAAAGGATAGCGTAGGATTTACATGTTGGCTTCTTGCCAAGCCATAAACGTGTTGGTGTATCTATCCATCTGGGTGCATTTATCAAGTTGCCCACCAGCTAGTGCTGTATGTGTTGTTTGGTGAAGAGTTAAAGATTTGGGAAGCTCAATTTCGTTATCATTTGTACGATCAGACTTACACATCAAACAACGATGTAAAgttttatatcttaaaatagtaaaaatatgaTAGAAGGTGGAGCTCTATTATTACTTGAAAGAATTTGTCTTGTAGAATGGAGGTGACATCGCAACAATTTCTACAGGAACTCATGCCAAAGGTGTCAAACAGGCTGGTTCATACCAATCACCAGGCTAATAAGTATTTGTTGAGTACAATGTTATAGAGAAAAATGCtagaaatactttttaaaattctgtGTGATTTCATCGGTTAAAATTGATTAAGGGTTTCCTTTAGAAGTTAGCAACTAACATGTCAAAATTTTGTGCAATTTCATTAGAcaaaatgagaattttttttatttctataaattaaatgcatgaaatttatattatttacataaatgttCAACCAATTAAGTTAGATCTCTTATTTTAGACAAAATGAGATAATGAAATGAATTGTTTTTCATGACCCATTTTGCTTCAAATATGATATCtccatattataatttaaaaccaTTAAAGTGCAAGATTTTTCCAAAAATGAAGTATTTATCagttttgttaattattaatttttgtctaAAAATTTAACTCATCatgtttagtaaaaaaaaaaaataatcatatttttttttaattcacaatGCTCGAACCTGAAATTTTACTTAAGAAAATTGATATCAATGACTTATTGATTCATGTCTTGTACAAAGAGTGCTAAAGAGATTAATATAACAAGATTCATTGTTAAAGAAAAAcctataattaaaagaaaattatactaaataaaaaaatttagaggatgaaaataaaacttGCTTATTTATATTGGGTGGACgaaaacaaacagaaagagaaacaaattaCTGCCTTGGGAAGACAATACCTAAGGAGTCAGCAAACAGCATACTATGTTTCTCTAAAATTGGAACTAGAATGCTATCTTAAATTATAAACTGTTGAgactatataaaagaaagagttattgaaaaaaataatgttattttttaatcaccatatctagaattttgttaattgggattataatcatttattataatttataactaaatgAGAGTCTAAAAACACTTTacattatcaatatatattatattcccTTTCTAAAAATAactgaatgatatttttttctgcttaaaaaaaattcattaccaTATGTAAGGTTAAAAAAACGTACCATTACACATTAACACTGTCTTCTTAAGATGGCTCATCGGATTCCTTGTAcgtctttattaaaaaaatcttttaacatCTTCCTAACAAATGGTTTAATTAATGTAATCAATTTAactttgaaataataattgaatcaGACAATCACTTTGCAGTCTAATAGTATGTTTGTGTTACCATTTGCATCccacaaacataaaaaaggatgTATTTCCTTACTTATGCGTTGAAACTATTgctcaaacaaaaaattttaaaataattcattttgcaTACAAAAATAACTTGGAATTTAACTCTCACCTTTAAAGagattttcaaaacaaataacaattttttttaacaaaagcgAAAATACGTAATATGAAGTTCTTATTAATAATCACaccgataattttttttttaaaaaaaatgttatgcgTTGATTgtataaagaaattttatattattatttatcacaaattaatatgataataaattttataataattattttaaaatttatactataataataataattttttattaattaatcgcttcttcttttttttttttttttacattagattGCAATTTTACTTGACTTAAAAAAAGTCAATGATAATCTTTGCCGTTGAAGGAGAACTTAAACTAAGATTTGTTTGAAATGAGTGAAAgttgaaggaaagaaaattaagtaaaaagaaatacaaataaTGATATTCTTTTATTcgattgaagaaaaataaaataaaaaagttgatttcaacaaataaaaataaaaattactcttcttttattttttctccaatttaaattttaaaattttaaaattttattttagcctttttttcgtttttttttcctctGTAAATACACTTTTTCTTAGTCTATActacttttaattttcaatatacacTACTAgagattttctctcttctttttgttttttttttaatttaaaatattataaaatataaattatattatataatttttttaattggttttaaaattacttatttattaaattaaattttataattttgtttttttaatttttttaaagaaaatgatattattaaatataattatttttgttttattatttaatttacttaacatatttcttaggtgaatatttttatttaaaatctgaattttctaatataattatattactaaatataattagtttgtttatgtcattagatttaattaaaaatgagaaaaaattttgtttaacaacttatctataaaagaatattgtagtgcattatcaataaaatatttaaacaattagACTTCATTagagaaaaacttaaaataaagatatgttAAGACAATTGTTTCCTTCTGACCATTTGCCGGCTACATTTCatgttcattttcttcttctttgtctaGCATGATTGCTAGTTGAAACGGAACGATCTTTTTTCGGTTTCTGATCCGTTCATATTTTTGCCATATTGATTCGAGTGATAATAAGgaataattgttaattaaatatctttaaagatattttcaatatatttttattataaaaaatagctcatatttaacaattattagtattttttgatattttaattttttgtctccATATCTGccgtcataaataataaaaatattaattattatcacttaacaaaaaaaataagtgctaaataaatatttttaaaaatattttcaatataacaGTTCCTACTCTTtaaagttttatatttattgtataaaatagatgtatcaattatttttattgtattttttagtttattttaatactattaaccaattttattatttttttaattaatgaacataacaaaaaaaatatcaacaacacataaatttaactacaaaaatacatacaaaataactaaaaaattttattataattttattcaattttttttatttttctttatctgtatatttttttctttaaaaaaataaaaaataaaaatataaaatttaatttaataaataagtaatattaaaaccaattaaaaaaattatataatataatatttatattttataatattttaaattaaaaataataataaaaagaagagagaaagtttcaaataatatatattaaaaattaaattagattggAAAAGTAATGTATTTACGAAAAAAAAACCTTCTTTCTTCTCTaccaaacataattttaaaatgctgacaaataattaaaaatgatatttagcTTACCTTGCATTAATGTCTGaatattgataaaatttggCAAACGGACCCTTAATTAATGATGTGGGAGCAGGTAAGGGGTAAtgataaaaatcaaaaaatggGGTTTGCTTAGTTtaaagttggcacctggcagcAAGTAGTAGTAACAATTTAGGATTGTggtgtgttgttgttgttgtagctATCAGTAGGTGAATCCAAAACCCTAGCCCTCACTCTCACCACCATTTTTTCAATTCTTGAGCTATGTTTCAGGGATAATAGGGCAGGGATGTACAAAGAACGAGAGCGAGGTGGTGTTTCCGTTTCCGCCTCTAAATCCGAGGATCGGAAGCGAATCAACGACGTTCTCGATAAGCACTTGGAACGATCCTCTCCTTCCACTTCCCGCCCCATCAACACCGCTTCCAAGAATTCCAACCTCCAAggtactattttttttccctttttttt
Protein-coding sequences here:
- the LOC100785377 gene encoding MORN repeat-containing protein 1, translated to MLMHHHHKPELHIGKENPHLSSDDAATSTPQTHFSIQVSPSSPHPPPPNSPNTPFHHERFSNKRIIPIMTFPLFQTPFGAKFPTSKLLPRFRFLLFLPLPSLYLLFSNPSPLDFFSVIAFSAALFVSLNLALSFFTRLFPTKFSSSSSSSSPQPVVWSIGSNPKQVKNTNWGCWVQVYSNGDVYEGEFQKGKCWGSGVYHYHMHGRYEGGWVDGKYDGYGVETWARGSRYRGQYREGLRHGMGIYKFYCGDVYGGEWSNGQCHGFGVHTCIDGSRYVGEFKWGVKHGLGQYHFRNGDIYAGEYFADKMHGFGVYQFQNGHRYEGAWHEGRRQGLGMYTFRNGETQCGHWQNGILDDPKRHNSPTGSPCAVDHAKVFNAVQDAHSAAEKAYNMAKVDDGVNKVVAAANKAANTARDAAVKAVQNRMHHNNSNNK